The Vibrio tarriae genome includes a window with the following:
- a CDS encoding DUF6765 family protein, whose protein sequence is MQIDGHHTLTYVVARFAGISHTDAEKVAYSAQYVDEATNNKPIYFDNGAMFDRIASAHKMLDYRNMQELANHLVWIPFHFLPGNQGLPSGCEPDGSFIHRLICKPDSHVARDMLRMVATHWDKPFAAHLMGIAMHVYADTFAHQGFAGVIHDYNRVSGLDSSSTSALESIKYKLLSQGISGSSPLGHGAVLSFPDRPYAKWSYINGEGTFVERDNTAIYLDAANAMCKALQCWKDSDSLMNIDSKPGLSTQQYSMIEQTLREIVDDDGDARHAKWVQKLREGLFGFAPVDLPFNKDGSESWKELARGPSSSQNDKVVYHYTTAFLQSDWKQFHDALKTYRLEVIRDVLPRYGICVA, encoded by the coding sequence ATGCAAATAGATGGACACCACACCCTTACCTATGTAGTAGCTCGCTTCGCAGGTATTTCACATACTGATGCTGAAAAAGTAGCATATTCAGCTCAATATGTAGATGAAGCAACAAATAACAAGCCAATCTATTTCGACAATGGCGCAATGTTTGACCGTATAGCTTCGGCACACAAAATGCTAGATTATAGGAATATGCAAGAATTGGCGAATCATTTGGTGTGGATTCCTTTTCATTTTCTCCCTGGTAACCAAGGACTTCCTTCAGGCTGTGAGCCGGATGGTTCATTCATCCATCGGTTAATCTGTAAACCCGACAGTCATGTGGCTAGAGACATGTTGAGAATGGTAGCAACACATTGGGACAAGCCATTTGCGGCTCATCTCATGGGAATTGCGATGCATGTGTATGCAGATACCTTTGCTCATCAAGGCTTTGCAGGTGTAATCCATGATTACAACAGGGTAAGCGGGCTTGATTCTTCTTCCACTTCGGCTTTAGAAAGCATCAAATATAAGCTGTTAAGTCAGGGTATATCGGGTTCATCACCACTAGGCCACGGAGCAGTGTTGTCTTTCCCTGATCGTCCCTACGCTAAATGGTCATATATTAACGGAGAGGGAACTTTCGTTGAGAGAGATAACACGGCAATCTACCTCGATGCTGCGAATGCTATGTGCAAAGCGCTTCAATGTTGGAAAGATTCTGACTCTTTAATGAACATTGATTCGAAGCCCGGACTGAGTACTCAGCAATACTCAATGATTGAACAGACTCTGAGAGAAATTGTTGATGATGATGGTGATGCTCGGCACGCTAAGTGGGTTCAGAAACTACGGGAAGGACTCTTTGGTTTTGCTCCCGTTGATTTACCGTTCAACAAAGACGGTAGCGAAAGTTGGAAAGAGTTGGCAAGAGGGCCAAGTTCGAGCCAAAACGATAAAGTTGTTTACCATTACACAACTGCCTTTCTACAGTCAGACTGGAAACAGTTTCATGATGCCCTGAAAACGTACCGACTAGAAGTAATTCGAGATGTCTTACCTCGATACGGTATCTGTGTTGCTTAG
- a CDS encoding TnsA endonuclease N-terminal domain-containing protein has product MLSSIESDFFYLAEFTDSVTDIREQFPILPLGYTQKVAKTLGVKHPTHPVSREPIIITTDQLLTIKNRENLSYHAVSVKPESESDKQRVLEKIDIERVCWELLGVKFSYYVGNDLTRTQSRNCSGQLKLATVLEFSQYNRSDSLGVRPPLY; this is encoded by the coding sequence ATGTTGTCTTCTATTGAGAGTGATTTTTTCTATTTAGCAGAGTTTACAGATTCAGTAACAGACATAAGAGAACAATTTCCTATCCTTCCTCTAGGTTATACACAAAAAGTAGCTAAAACCCTTGGTGTAAAGCATCCTACGCATCCAGTATCAAGAGAGCCCATCATCATAACGACAGATCAGTTACTGACAATTAAAAATCGAGAAAACCTGTCATATCACGCTGTATCTGTCAAACCGGAGAGCGAATCCGACAAACAACGAGTCTTAGAAAAAATAGATATCGAAAGAGTTTGTTGGGAATTATTGGGGGTCAAATTTAGCTATTATGTAGGCAATGACTTAACTCGAACTCAGAGTCGTAACTGTAGTGGTCAACTAAAATTGGCCACGGTTTTAGAGTTTTCCCAATATAATCGTTCTGATTCATTGGGAGTTAGACCACCGTTATACTGA
- the rmuC gene encoding DNA recombination protein RmuC encodes MQWIFENQSALWSALVSAGATGVAIGWWVKQRYQLKTQLLEQQLEQQSHWHAQQIQQLNEQLTTAQQELDELDALRDKNEFELKQSHGKLMAVLEKLRYFEAVKQERQQYADELNQVRAAKAELESQLREQEARHQQQLVASQEKLQLLERAEERLKQQFEHLANQVFEHKTATVDVQNRQSLEGLLTPLKEQLEGFKKQVNDSFNHEAKERHTLVHELRNLQRLNEQMAKEAVNLTQALKGDNKQQGNWGEVVLARVLAESGLREGHEYQTQVSLQNEAGKRYQPDVIVHLPQNKQVVIDSKMALVAYERYFHAETDSERDSALREHLLALRNHIRGLGQKDYHQLKGIQSLDYVLMFIPVEPAFQVAIQADPSLVKDAMEQNIILVSATTLLVALRTIDNLWRNERQNQNAQLIAERASKLYDKLRLFVEDMEGLGGALDKANQSYQGAMNKLVTGRGNAIRQAESFKQLGVEIKRSIPQPLIERAQQAPDQENAPLVERHPIEDKVN; translated from the coding sequence ATGCAATGGATTTTTGAAAATCAAAGCGCATTGTGGTCGGCGTTAGTGAGCGCAGGCGCCACTGGGGTGGCGATTGGCTGGTGGGTCAAGCAGCGCTACCAACTGAAAACCCAATTGCTTGAGCAACAACTTGAGCAGCAGAGCCACTGGCATGCGCAGCAAATTCAGCAACTTAATGAGCAGCTCACCACCGCGCAACAAGAGTTGGATGAGCTGGATGCGTTACGTGACAAAAACGAATTTGAACTCAAGCAATCACACGGCAAGTTAATGGCAGTGCTGGAAAAGCTGCGTTACTTTGAGGCGGTGAAACAAGAGCGCCAGCAGTATGCCGATGAGCTAAACCAAGTGCGCGCCGCGAAAGCCGAGTTAGAAAGCCAATTGCGTGAGCAAGAAGCGCGTCATCAGCAGCAGTTGGTGGCGAGCCAAGAAAAATTGCAGCTGCTTGAACGAGCCGAAGAGCGTCTGAAACAGCAATTTGAGCATTTAGCCAATCAAGTGTTTGAGCACAAAACCGCCACGGTCGATGTGCAAAACCGCCAGAGTTTGGAAGGTTTGCTCACACCACTTAAAGAGCAGCTCGAAGGTTTTAAAAAGCAGGTCAATGATAGCTTTAACCACGAAGCCAAAGAGCGTCACACCTTAGTACATGAACTGCGTAACTTGCAGCGCCTTAATGAGCAGATGGCCAAAGAAGCGGTCAACCTGACCCAAGCACTGAAAGGGGATAACAAACAGCAAGGCAACTGGGGAGAAGTGGTGTTGGCGCGTGTGCTGGCGGAATCTGGGCTGCGCGAAGGGCATGAATACCAAACTCAAGTCAGCTTACAAAACGAAGCGGGTAAGCGTTATCAGCCAGATGTGATTGTCCATTTGCCGCAAAACAAACAGGTAGTGATCGACTCGAAAATGGCTTTGGTCGCGTATGAGCGTTACTTCCATGCGGAAACCGATAGTGAGCGAGATAGCGCATTACGTGAGCACTTACTTGCGCTGCGTAACCATATTCGTGGGCTAGGGCAGAAAGATTACCATCAACTCAAAGGCATTCAGAGCCTCGATTACGTGCTGATGTTTATTCCGGTTGAACCCGCGTTTCAAGTCGCGATTCAAGCCGACCCAAGCTTGGTCAAAGACGCGATGGAGCAGAACATTATTTTGGTGAGCGCCACCACTTTGCTGGTGGCGCTGCGCACCATAGATAACTTATGGCGCAACGAGCGGCAGAATCAAAATGCGCAGCTGATCGCCGAACGTGCTAGCAAGTTGTACGATAAGCTGCGTTTGTTCGTAGAAGATATGGAAGGGCTAGGCGGCGCGCTGGATAAAGCCAATCAGAGCTACCAAGGGGCGATGAATAAGCTGGTGACTGGGCGTGGTAACGCCATTCGTCAGGCGGAAAGCTTCAAACAGCTTGGGGTAGAAATCAAACGTTCTATCCCTCAGCCATTGATTGAACGCGCACAACAAGCGCCGGATCAGGAAAATGCCCCTTTAGTAGAAAGACATCCGATTGAGGATAAAGTAAACTAA
- a CDS encoding ubiquinone biosynthesis accessory factor UbiJ has translation MPLSPLLTAVIETTLNTLINDDPALGRKLLRLKGKVISLHLRELNQSLTFVFSQRIDVMTGFEGQPDCYLALNLSILPQLREQANITQLIKQDKLELEGDIQLAQKFSELMTDCKPDVEEWLSRITGDVVAHSVVHGVKSIAGALKQQAHKHQNHLAQVLTEEWRIAPPPLEIAYFCDQVDEVKSHAARLEARLNQLLEKA, from the coding sequence ATGCCACTGTCTCCTTTGCTGACCGCAGTGATTGAAACCACGCTCAACACGCTCATCAATGATGATCCGGCGTTAGGCCGCAAACTGCTGCGCCTGAAAGGCAAAGTGATTTCGCTGCATCTGCGAGAGTTAAATCAATCCCTGACCTTTGTGTTCAGTCAGCGCATCGATGTGATGACCGGCTTTGAAGGCCAGCCGGATTGCTATCTGGCATTAAACCTCTCGATTCTTCCTCAGTTGCGTGAGCAAGCCAATATTACCCAGTTGATCAAGCAAGATAAGCTAGAGCTGGAAGGCGATATCCAACTGGCGCAGAAGTTTTCCGAGCTGATGACCGATTGCAAACCGGATGTGGAAGAGTGGTTATCGCGCATCACGGGTGATGTGGTGGCACACAGTGTCGTGCATGGTGTGAAAAGCATCGCCGGCGCGCTAAAACAGCAAGCGCATAAGCATCAAAACCACTTGGCACAGGTGCTCACTGAAGAGTGGCGGATTGCGCCGCCACCGTTGGAAATTGCCTATTTTTGCGATCAAGTGGATGAGGTGAAAAGTCACGCTGCGCGTTTAGAAGCGCGTTTGAACCAGTTACTGGAAAAAGCATGA
- a CDS encoding IS3-like element ISVch4 family transposase (programmed frameshift) translates to MTKRTRRLFSAEFKLEAAQLVLDQNYSVTEAAQAMNVGKSTMDKWVRQLREERQGKTPKASPMTPEQIEIRELKKKLARLEEHNEIPKKSHGSLDVGLTEQFLIIKKLKQSHSVKILCEIFNVHRSSYNYWLKRPALINAETIKLRSLISEAHAASNGSAGARTIADIVTNQGVKLSRYRATKLMRTLGLVSCQEPKHRYRKASQEHIDVPNHLSRQFAVTAPNEVWAGDVTYIWTGNRWMYLAVVIDLFARKVIGWSMSLSPDSRLTGKALSMAYESRGKPKGVMFHSDQGSHYTSRKYRQLLWRFQIKQSLSRRGNCWDNAPIERFFRSLKTEWVPTVGYRSFAEAQQEITRYIIGYYCQLRPHQYNGGLTPNESERLYWENSKTVANFS, encoded by the exons ATGACAAAACGTACAAGACGACTATTTAGCGCAGAATTTAAGTTAGAAGCAGCGCAGCTAGTCTTAGACCAAAATTACTCAGTGACGGAAGCAGCCCAAGCCATGAATGTGGGCAAGTCCACGATGGATAAATGGGTTCGCCAGCTTAGAGAAGAACGCCAAGGGAAAACACCGAAAGCTTCACCTATGACCCCTGAGCAAATAGAAATTAGGGAATTGAAAAAGAAGCTGGCTCGCCTTGAAGAGCATAATGAAATAC CTAAAAAAAGCCACGGCTCTCTTGATGTCGGACTCACTGAACAATTTTTGATAATCAAGAAACTCAAGCAGAGCCACAGCGTAAAAATATTATGCGAAATCTTCAATGTTCATCGAAGCAGTTATAACTATTGGCTTAAACGCCCAGCGTTAATTAATGCGGAAACAATAAAACTGCGCAGCTTGATTAGCGAGGCTCACGCCGCAAGCAATGGCTCTGCGGGAGCGAGAACCATTGCAGATATAGTCACAAATCAGGGTGTAAAGCTGAGCCGATACCGAGCAACAAAGCTAATGAGAACTCTTGGTTTAGTGAGCTGCCAAGAACCAAAGCATCGTTACAGAAAGGCTTCACAAGAACATATTGACGTTCCAAATCACTTAAGTCGTCAATTTGCTGTTACGGCTCCAAATGAAGTCTGGGCTGGCGATGTTACGTATATTTGGACAGGTAATCGGTGGATGTATTTAGCGGTCGTTATCGATCTTTTTGCCCGAAAAGTGATCGGTTGGTCAATGTCTTTGTCGCCTGATAGTCGGTTGACAGGTAAAGCGCTGTCTATGGCCTATGAATCTCGCGGAAAGCCAAAAGGTGTCATGTTCCATAGCGATCAAGGCAGTCATTATACTAGCCGTAAATACCGTCAATTACTGTGGCGCTTTCAAATAAAACAGAGTTTATCTCGCCGAGGAAACTGTTGGGATAATGCGCCGATAGAGCGCTTCTTTAGAAGTCTGAAGACGGAATGGGTGCCAACTGTGGGCTATCGTAGCTTCGCTGAGGCTCAACAAGAGATCACCCGCTACATTATCGGATATTACTGCCAACTCAGGCCACATCAGTATAACGGTGGTCTAACTCCCAATGAATCAGAACGATTATATTGGGAAAACTCTAAAACCGTGGCCAATTTTAGTTGA
- a CDS encoding DMT family transporter, with translation MNEKRALGLGLASVLLWSTVATAFKLTLAELNPLQMVTMASIVSALALLVICAAMGKLKLIVPTLLANPFYYLLLGLINPLAYYLILFKAYSLLPASQAQAINYSWAITLTLMAALFLGQRIRKQDWIACVMSYLGVVVIATKGDLLGLQFESPLGVGLALLSTLLWAGYWILNTKNKADPIVGVLLGFLLAIPFALALCWYENLNWQGITTQGWLAVTYVGLFEMGITFVLWLSALKNTQNTARISNLIFASPFISLFLLATIIGEAIHPTTLIGLVLIIAGLIVQQWKGKANGASATQTESL, from the coding sequence ATGAATGAAAAACGCGCGTTAGGTTTGGGCTTGGCTTCGGTGCTGTTGTGGTCAACGGTCGCGACTGCCTTTAAATTAACGCTGGCTGAGTTAAACCCGCTGCAAATGGTGACCATGGCGAGCATTGTCTCTGCACTCGCGTTACTGGTGATTTGCGCCGCAATGGGCAAGCTTAAGCTGATCGTCCCCACTTTACTGGCAAATCCGTTTTACTACTTGTTGCTTGGGCTGATTAACCCACTCGCCTATTACCTGATTTTGTTTAAAGCCTATTCGCTGCTGCCCGCGTCACAAGCACAAGCCATCAACTACAGTTGGGCGATCACCCTCACATTGATGGCGGCGCTGTTTCTCGGCCAACGCATTCGTAAACAAGATTGGATCGCTTGTGTCATGAGTTACCTTGGTGTGGTGGTGATTGCCACAAAAGGCGATCTGCTCGGTTTGCAATTTGAAAGCCCACTCGGGGTTGGGCTCGCACTACTGTCGACTCTGCTGTGGGCAGGATATTGGATTCTCAATACCAAAAATAAAGCTGACCCGATCGTTGGGGTGTTACTCGGCTTTCTGCTCGCCATCCCGTTTGCACTGGCGCTGTGTTGGTACGAAAACCTCAATTGGCAGGGCATCACCACCCAAGGTTGGTTAGCGGTTACTTACGTGGGACTGTTTGAAATGGGCATCACGTTTGTACTTTGGCTCAGCGCGCTGAAAAATACCCAGAACACCGCACGCATCAGTAACCTGATTTTTGCTTCGCCTTTTATTTCGTTGTTTCTGCTCGCGACCATCATTGGTGAAGCGATCCACCCAACCACCTTGATCGGTTTAGTGCTGATTATTGCCGGTTTGATCGTGCAGCAATGGAAAGGTAAAGCCAACGGTGCATCTGCCACACAAACCGAATCACTGTAA
- a CDS encoding methyl-accepting chemotaxis protein — translation MNRRNQSVINEEVTFPNDVELVSTTDTRGIITYANEAFCQVAGYTAEELQHKNHNIIRHPDMPKAAFQDLWDHLKLKHAWRGAVKNRCKDGRYYWVDAFVTPIYEKGQLIGYQSVRRQLDPKVRERAEKAYRAIQHGQRITPRLQFSATHKLLISLLVTGALALASIFYSPYWCLLLPAFYFLLFYGEVINLPHFNDRLRQQYDSVSRWVYCNTPSNQAEFHLLMDEGRNRTILGRVLDASRALRDKVKELEQISHSSSQSVEVQNGELETISTAVEEMVATIAEVARNSSHSSEQVHQATQLCHHAAKQIDNTEQQVAHLVKEVETSSANTEVMAEKIAAIGQVMNEILGVADQTNLLALNAAIEAARAGEQGRGFAVVADEVRALSQRTHKATEGIQVSMQEILDALQQLKNTMNSGTQLANACIHTTQETRSEIQALNQAISSIDDAATQISTAAEQQSIVAKEINQNLLNIKDASIRTLQDAQSVADLALDVKSKADAMSALGLSFKS, via the coding sequence ATGAATCGCCGTAATCAATCCGTGATCAACGAAGAAGTGACGTTTCCCAACGATGTCGAACTGGTCTCCACCACCGACACTCGTGGGATTATCACCTACGCCAATGAAGCATTCTGTCAGGTAGCGGGGTATACCGCTGAAGAGCTACAGCATAAAAATCACAACATTATTCGTCATCCTGATATGCCCAAGGCAGCCTTTCAAGATTTGTGGGATCACCTGAAACTCAAACACGCTTGGCGCGGCGCGGTGAAAAACCGCTGTAAAGATGGACGTTACTATTGGGTTGATGCGTTTGTTACACCAATCTATGAAAAAGGTCAGCTGATTGGCTACCAATCTGTACGTCGTCAATTAGACCCCAAGGTGCGAGAGCGTGCCGAAAAAGCTTATCGCGCGATTCAACATGGCCAACGCATTACGCCAAGGCTGCAATTCTCGGCAACCCATAAGCTACTTATTTCATTACTGGTTACTGGGGCTCTCGCGCTGGCTTCCATTTTCTATTCCCCATACTGGTGTTTATTGCTTCCCGCGTTTTACTTTCTGCTTTTTTATGGTGAGGTGATTAACCTACCTCATTTTAATGATCGACTGCGCCAACAATACGATAGTGTGTCACGTTGGGTTTATTGCAATACGCCCAGCAACCAAGCGGAGTTTCATCTGTTAATGGATGAAGGGCGCAACCGCACGATTTTAGGTCGAGTGCTGGATGCCAGCCGTGCACTGCGCGATAAAGTGAAAGAGCTAGAACAGATCTCACACAGCTCAAGCCAAAGTGTCGAAGTGCAAAATGGAGAACTTGAAACCATCTCCACCGCGGTGGAAGAAATGGTCGCCACCATCGCCGAAGTCGCACGCAACAGCAGCCACTCCTCAGAGCAAGTGCACCAAGCGACTCAGCTTTGCCACCATGCTGCCAAACAAATCGATAATACCGAACAGCAAGTGGCTCATTTGGTAAAAGAGGTTGAGACTTCCTCAGCCAATACTGAAGTGATGGCTGAGAAAATTGCCGCTATTGGGCAAGTGATGAACGAAATTCTGGGCGTTGCCGACCAAACCAACCTGTTGGCGCTCAACGCCGCAATTGAGGCCGCTCGCGCGGGAGAACAAGGCAGAGGGTTTGCCGTGGTCGCCGATGAAGTGCGCGCCTTAAGCCAGCGCACTCACAAAGCGACAGAAGGGATCCAAGTCTCGATGCAAGAAATTCTGGATGCGCTGCAACAACTCAAAAACACGATGAACAGCGGCACACAACTCGCTAATGCCTGCATTCATACTACGCAGGAAACCCGTTCAGAAATCCAAGCCCTGAATCAGGCGATCAGCAGCATTGATGATGCAGCAACCCAAATCTCCACCGCCGCAGAACAGCAAAGTATTGTCGCCAAAGAGATCAATCAGAACCTGCTCAACATTAAAGATGCTTCGATTCGTACACTGCAAGACGCTCAATCCGTTGCGGATTTGGCATTGGATGTGAAAAGTAAAGCCGATGCCATGTCAGCGCTCGGCTTGTCATTTAAATCTTAG
- a CDS encoding transposase: MELPRNSVWESAGCEALLAGAYRILDVLLNAETVILFTLDNNSSTVRPLAISIDNFIELVKANKLKPSRFQLPDYLLIAEDAVSEEHAVRRDKNYQLVSGLISDKLFLFDYSTKKRVPQLSEYANKVDVDRKTIARLLTRYWRYGQTKMALLPAFAHSGGLGVDRIPSDKPLGAPKRTRTLALGRAEKFIVSDIDKCNFMKALKKYYLKESGISLVKTYKNLLKDSYEYEIRLAEANARAPILPSKKQFSYWSKKLLTEDEIVRRRSSEGDYLRNKRQTLKGVTQDSFLPGTYFEIDATVADIHIVSELGSQFVLGRPTIYIVVDRASRMIVGMHVSLYHASWRAARQALTNSFLPKSDYCKEFGIDIDDSEWPCAHIPKELVCDNGEMIGIKPNEALSPMTQLSFTPPYRPDCKGVVEQRFNILNNEVLHNLLGTTKGGQVVRGHRDPRKDAIYTLKEVTIEIIKTVLAHNRTILSNLAFSSPLLINHDLPPTPLNYWKIHITKHRHDLRTANHDEIIARLLPPSEASMTRSGIFYNGLYYSCPEVEERNLASIARTSGQWRLEVRVDENTTNYIYVRLDKNKGFTRCELLPRSRMFANKFMVEADFVQDWLDSKKETSPTSIASIEDHKAQNRLTIEAKKRSKNSNKSTFIERTRNVRQRRRDELYATTNIISEEYSSPLSSL; this comes from the coding sequence ATGGAGCTTCCTAGAAACAGTGTATGGGAGTCTGCAGGATGCGAAGCTCTACTAGCTGGCGCCTATCGAATTTTAGATGTGCTGCTTAATGCTGAGACAGTAATTCTTTTCACTCTGGATAACAACTCTTCAACTGTTCGCCCTTTAGCGATATCAATAGACAATTTTATAGAGCTAGTTAAAGCAAACAAGCTAAAACCCTCGAGATTTCAGTTACCAGATTACTTACTGATAGCAGAAGATGCGGTTTCAGAAGAGCATGCGGTACGTCGAGACAAAAATTATCAATTAGTTAGTGGACTTATCTCCGATAAACTTTTTCTATTCGATTATTCAACGAAGAAGCGGGTCCCTCAATTGTCCGAATATGCTAACAAGGTTGATGTTGATAGAAAAACTATTGCGCGTCTACTGACCCGATACTGGCGTTATGGTCAAACTAAAATGGCTCTTCTTCCTGCATTCGCGCATAGTGGTGGATTGGGAGTTGATCGTATACCGTCAGATAAGCCGTTAGGAGCTCCAAAAAGAACAAGAACATTAGCTCTTGGAAGAGCTGAGAAATTTATTGTTTCTGACATTGATAAATGCAATTTCATGAAAGCACTAAAAAAATACTATCTTAAGGAGTCTGGGATATCCTTAGTAAAAACTTACAAAAATCTATTAAAAGATAGTTATGAATATGAGATTCGTTTGGCAGAAGCAAATGCTAGAGCACCGATATTACCGTCAAAAAAGCAGTTTTCGTATTGGAGTAAAAAATTGCTTACTGAGGATGAGATTGTTAGAAGAAGGTCTTCAGAAGGCGATTATCTTAGAAACAAGCGCCAAACTCTTAAAGGGGTTACCCAAGATAGCTTCTTACCCGGTACTTACTTTGAAATTGATGCCACAGTAGCTGATATTCATATTGTATCTGAATTGGGTTCTCAATTTGTGCTTGGTCGACCTACGATTTACATTGTTGTTGATCGAGCCAGTCGCATGATCGTAGGAATGCATGTTTCTCTTTACCATGCATCGTGGAGAGCGGCGCGACAAGCGTTAACTAATAGTTTCCTGCCTAAATCTGATTACTGTAAAGAGTTTGGTATTGATATTGATGATTCAGAATGGCCTTGTGCCCATATACCTAAAGAATTAGTTTGTGATAATGGCGAAATGATAGGGATCAAACCTAATGAGGCTTTATCTCCTATGACACAATTATCTTTTACCCCGCCATATCGACCTGACTGTAAAGGTGTTGTCGAGCAACGATTTAATATTCTTAATAATGAAGTTTTACACAATTTATTGGGTACGACTAAAGGTGGGCAAGTAGTTCGGGGGCATAGAGACCCGAGAAAAGATGCAATCTATACTTTGAAAGAAGTCACAATTGAGATCATAAAAACCGTATTAGCTCACAATCGTACTATATTGAGTAATCTCGCATTTTCTAGCCCATTATTAATCAATCATGATCTTCCACCGACTCCTCTAAACTACTGGAAAATTCATATTACTAAGCATCGGCACGATTTAAGAACAGCTAATCACGATGAGATTATTGCGCGTTTACTGCCTCCTTCCGAAGCAAGCATGACTCGTAGTGGTATATTTTACAATGGATTATATTATTCTTGTCCTGAGGTTGAAGAAAGGAATCTAGCTTCAATCGCAAGAACGTCAGGACAGTGGCGTCTTGAAGTTAGAGTTGATGAAAATACGACAAACTATATATACGTCAGACTAGATAAGAATAAAGGGTTTACCAGATGTGAACTTTTACCCAGAAGTAGAATGTTTGCTAATAAATTTATGGTAGAGGCTGATTTTGTCCAAGATTGGCTAGATTCTAAAAAAGAAACATCTCCAACAAGTATTGCTTCTATTGAAGATCACAAGGCTCAAAACCGACTTACTATCGAAGCTAAAAAGCGCAGTAAAAACTCAAACAAATCAACTTTCATAGAAAGAACGAGGAATGTACGTCAACGTCGTAGAGATGAGCTTTATGCTACTACGAATATTATATCTGAAGAGTATTCTAGCCCATTGTCAAGTTTGTAG
- the ubiE gene encoding bifunctional demethylmenaquinone methyltransferase/2-methoxy-6-polyprenyl-1,4-benzoquinol methylase UbiE, with protein MTDTNVLANSATDNQETTHFGFETVRKDEKVHKVAQVFHSVAAKYDIMNDLMSGGIHRLWKRFTIDCSGARPGQRILDLGGGTGDLTAKFSRIVGEKGHVILADINNSMLNVGRDKLRDSGVVGNVHYVQANAEELPFPDNYFDCITISFCLRNVTDKDKALRSMFRVLKPGGRLLVLEFSKPILEPLSKLYDTYSFHILPKMGQLIANDADSYRYLAESIRMHPDQETLKGMMEEAGFEQTTYYNLTGGIVALHRGYKF; from the coding sequence ATGACGGACACCAACGTGCTAGCAAACTCTGCAACAGACAATCAGGAAACGACCCACTTCGGGTTTGAAACCGTACGTAAAGATGAAAAAGTACATAAAGTCGCGCAAGTGTTTCACTCGGTTGCGGCCAAATACGACATCATGAATGACCTGATGTCGGGCGGTATCCACCGTTTATGGAAGCGCTTTACCATCGATTGTTCAGGCGCACGTCCGGGACAACGCATTCTCGATTTGGGCGGCGGTACAGGTGATTTAACCGCGAAATTCTCGCGTATTGTGGGCGAGAAAGGTCATGTCATTTTGGCCGATATCAATAACTCTATGCTCAATGTTGGCCGCGATAAACTGCGCGACAGCGGCGTGGTAGGCAATGTGCATTACGTGCAAGCCAACGCCGAAGAACTGCCTTTCCCAGACAACTATTTTGACTGCATTACCATCAGTTTCTGTCTGCGTAACGTGACCGACAAAGATAAAGCGCTGCGTTCGATGTTCCGTGTATTGAAACCCGGCGGCCGCCTGTTGGTGCTGGAGTTTTCTAAGCCGATCCTTGAGCCGCTGTCTAAGCTTTATGACACTTACTCGTTCCATATTTTGCCTAAGATGGGGCAGCTGATCGCCAATGATGCAGACAGCTATCGCTATCTCGCTGAGTCGATCCGCATGCATCCGGACCAAGAGACTCTAAAAGGCATGATGGAAGAGGCGGGTTTTGAACAAACCACCTATTACAACCTGACCGGCGGCATTGTGGCGCTGCATCGTGGTTACAAATTTTAA